TGAACGCCGAGGCTTGAAGCTGGTGGGCATGAAATTCATGCAAATGTCCCAAGAACTGGCCGAGGCCCATTACGCGGTGCATAAGGAACGGCCGTTTTACAACAGCCTGGTTCAATACATCACCTCTGGACCGGTGCTGGCGATGGTTTGGGAAGGCAAAGACGCCATCGCCGCCGCCCGCTCCACCATGGGCGCCACCAATCCCGTTGCGGCGGCGCCGGGAACCATCCGTGGCGATTTTGGCATGGAAATTGGCCGCAACCTGGTGCATGGCTCAGACAGCCCGGAAAATGCGGTCAAAGAAGTGAACCTGTTCTTCTCGGCGGCTGAATTGGTAGCCTGGAATCGCGTCACCGAC
This genomic stretch from Candidatus Leptovillus gracilis harbors:
- the ndk gene encoding nucleoside-diphosphate kinase is translated as MERTLILVKPDGVQRGLLGDIVGRFERRGLKLVGMKFMQMSQELAEAHYAVHKERPFYNSLVQYITSGPVLAMVWEGKDAIAAARSTMGATNPVAAAPGTIRGDFGMEIGRNLVHGSDSPENAVKEVNLFFSAAELVAWNRVTDGWIRE